A stretch of Aedes aegypti strain LVP_AGWG chromosome 2, AaegL5.0 Primary Assembly, whole genome shotgun sequence DNA encodes these proteins:
- the LOC5569190 gene encoding zinc finger protein 436 — protein MTSRECRICLRYEQNCVSLFAKRRGTSLAEMVRFCARVEISENDGLPKDACGRCVDEALNAYLFVNKCRRSDAELRTAQASLKDDNEDAETEINDQLAFCAVDVEPQHVESLEVEQEEDTADSNVPIPDVDIDIQQVTSVSEVMDTASNSDEESIQYATSDSESVEFDHQQQEVKTSDKAIQEDVSLGHMKQESLVENLVEQEEDNADQEFLIEYLDDNFKDDFTDAIQEANCLQYDVEVLEYSQTTHGAPLLICCGVRCKDVFGSIQELKEHSNVVHLPHRELDSQDKPFECSRCYTRFNSEKSLTMHSRRSQFCTLCSETFVSLNEKRLHMQNVHGLSGPVSVKQTTRRICCGCHEQFENEEDLRNHGEKVHSIRKNAVDETRPFQCNICYKLFRTFESLRIHQRFVYRPKNFVCVICGRAFDTRSKLQTHLLVHSDKRNFQCDKCSKSFKKEIDLKSHVLLHDEKREECNYCGLKFHRKSNLKMHMRKHQDTFFYACPECPKKFKNNSHLKEHFKVHSKQKPYPCSFCERSFAYCSDRKRHEMSHTGNYPFECACSKKFSRKTTYEKHALYCQDRSENEYRD, from the exons ATGACCTCCAGGGAATGCCGTATTTGCTTGCGATATGAGCAAAACTGTGTTTCACTGTTCGCCAAACGGCGGGGAACTTCATTGGCAGAAATGGTTCGGTTCTGTGCCCGTGTCGAG atatctgagaatgATGGACTTCCAAAAGATGCTTGTGGCAGATGTGTGGATGAAGCATTGAATGCGTATCTGTTCGTCAATAAATGTCGAAGGTCCGATGCAGAGTTGCGGACAGCACAGGCCAGCCTGAAGGATGA CAACGAAGATGCTGAAACCGAGATCAATGACCAACTAGCATTTTGCGCAGTTGATGTTGAACCACAGCATGTTGAATCATTGGAAGTCGAACAAGAGGAAGATACGGCAGACAGCAATGTCCCGATCCCAGATGTAGATATAGACATTCAACAAGTTACTTCGGTTTCCGAAGTGATGGACACGGCCAGCAATTCTGACGAAGAATCGATTCAATATGCTACATCTGATAGTGAGAGTGTTGAATTCGATCATCAACAGCAAGAAGTTAAGACGTCTGATAAAGCAATTCAAGAAGATGTTTCATTGGGCCACATGAAGCAAGAATCGCTTGTTGAGAACCTTGTAGAACAAGAGGAGGACAATGCTGACCAGGAATTCTTGATTGAATATCTCGATGACAATTTTAAAGACGATTTCACAGATGCAATACAAGAAGCCAATTGTCTGCAGTATGATGTTGAAGTTTTAGAATACTCGCAAACAACACATGGAGCACCACTTCTCATATGTTGTGGAGTTCGATGTAAGGACGTGTTTGGCAGTATACAGGAACTAAAGGAACATTCTAATGTTGTTCACTTGCCTCACAGAGAATTAGATAGCCAAGACAAACCATTCGAATGTAGTCGTTGCTATACGCGTTTCAACTCCGAGAAGAGTCTTACAATGCATTCAAGAAGATCGCAATTCTGTACTCTTTGTTCAGAGACATTCGTATCGCTAAACGAAAAACGATTACACATGCAAAATGTTCACGGACTATCGGGACCAGTTTCTGTAAAACAAACAACACGAAGAATTTGCTGTGGATGccatgaacagtttgaaaatgAGGAAGATCTGCGAAACCATGGCGAAAAAGTTCATTCGATCAGGAAAAATGCAGTAGATGAAACAAGACCGTTTCAGTGCAACATCTGTTACAAACTATTCCGGACGTTCGAAAGCCTTCGAATCCATCAGCGGTTTGTCTATCGcccgaaaaattttgtttgcgtTATATGCGGTCGGGCCTTTGATACGCGTTCTAAACTCCAAACCCATTTGTTGGTACACTCGGACAAGCGCAACTTCCAATGTGACAAGTGCTCCAAGTCGTTCAAGAAGGAAATTGATCTCAAAAGCCACGTGTTGTTGCATGATGAGAAGCGGGAAGAGTGCAACTATTGTGGTCTCAAATTTCACCGGAAATCCAATCTGAAGATGCATATGCGGAAGCACCAGGACACCTTTTTCTACGCATGCCCCGAGTGTccgaaaaagttcaaaaataattcGCACCTCAAGGAGCACTTCAAGGTGCACTCCAAGCAGAAGCCTTACCCCTGCAGTTTTTGTGAGCGAAGTTTTGCCTACTGTAGCGACCGGAAGCGCCACGAGATGAGCCACACCGGCAACTACCCATTCGAGTGTGCTTGCTCGAAAAAGTTTTCCCGGAAGACGACCTACGAGAAACACGCGCTATACTGTCAGGATAGATCGGAGAATGAATATCGGGACTGA